The stretch of DNA ACAATTCGTGAGCTGGTCCTACCTTTTGCCGAAACATTAATAGAAGTTCCTGCCTTAGTGTTCACAGCTATTTCAAATGGCAATTCCGGTTCATTAACTGTTACCTGACCGTTGGCTCCCTGGTAGGTAATTGTAGTTACTTCCGAATTACCAATTTTAGGAACCGTATATTTTACTGTTCCATCGCTTTTTGTTGTATAAGCCGTTGTAGAAACATCACAGTCCCTGATATTACTTTTTTCATCATTATCTGTACAGGATATTACAGCTCCACTTAACAATATGGCAAGTAAAAAAGTAGAAAAGCGTTTGTTCATAATTATTGATTTTAAAAAATAGGTATTCGACAAAATTGAGATCTGTAGCCCTTTAACAGCAAACCAGTGGCCATTAAATCATCTATTTCGAGAACTTATTTACAGTAGATAATTTTTTAAAAAAAATTCTGTAACGAATTGTAATGCTTGAATACATACTGTGTATAAAAGTTAAAAAATTAAAGCATTATGAAAAGAACATTATTAACCCTGGCTACAATTGCGACATTTTTAATCTCTCTACATTCAAACGCTCAAAGTAAACAACCGCTAGAAAATTCATTATTATGGGAAATTAGTGGTAATGGTCTGCAAAAATCTTCATACCTATATGGAACAATTCACATGATCTGTGAAAAAGATTTCTCAATCTCTGAGAAACTAAAAAATACCATTTCGAAAACAACACGCTTAACTTTAGAAGTAGACTTAAGCGATCCGAATGAATTACAGGAAATGCAAAAATCTGCAATGGGCGAAATTCCATTGAGTAAAGAATTAACTTCGCAACAATATAAATCGCTGGATTCAATCCTAACGTTAAAAACACCTATGACGCTTAAGCAATTAGACAATTTTAATTTAATGGGCATAAATAGCATATTGATAGCGTCTACATTACCTTGCAAGTCATTAAAAGTGTATGAGTTTGAACTTATCGCGTTGGCTAAACAACAAAAAATGACAATAGGCAAGCTGGAAACGATTAAGGATCAAGCATATTTCTTCAGCAAAGCATTCAATAAAGACTTCTTGTTCACACAACTGATAAAAACTGACAGTTATGGAGAGATGTTTATTAAAATGATTGACGATTATAAAAACGAACGTTTGACCGACATCGGTGCAAAACTAAACGATGAGAGATTCTCCAATGCTGATACTAAAAAATGGTTATTAACCGAAAGAA from Solitalea canadensis DSM 3403 encodes:
- a CDS encoding TraB/GumN family protein, with amino-acid sequence MKRTLLTLATIATFLISLHSNAQSKQPLENSLLWEISGNGLQKSSYLYGTIHMICEKDFSISEKLKNTISKTTRLTLEVDLSDPNELQEMQKSAMGEIPLSKELTSQQYKSLDSILTLKTPMTLKQLDNFNLMGINSILIASTLPCKSLKVYEFELIALAKQQKMTIGKLETIKDQAYFFSKAFNKDFLFTQLIKTDSYGEMFIKMIDDYKNERLTDIGAKLNDERFSNADTKKWLLTERNLNWVSEMPSMMKAESVFFAVGAAHLPGENGVIELLKAKGYTVKPVLN